Proteins encoded together in one Amphritea japonica ATCC BAA-1530 window:
- a CDS encoding SLC13 family permease: MDFSAGLTLFILVSVLLLLVFSHLAADMVLLAAMGVLIIAKVLTPSEALVGFSNPGVITIAAFYVIAAGLKETGAVRWIGQLLLGLPDSERKSLLRVILPSSLLSAFMNNTAVVAMFIPAVQEWARRIKIPVSKLLLPLSYAAILGGTCTLIGTSTNLVVDGLLQAETGIALGMFDLAWVGVPVLLIGGGLIVLLAPVLLPNRKGVVEQLESAREYVVELVVSPSGPIVGKTVAQAGLRHLTYGYLVDIKRGEQLITAVSPDIVLEADDVLVFIGAAESAHELRGVWGLVPPDDDLEKLDIALQKRCLVEAVIGPEFFGLDQTIRESRFRSRFRAAILSVCRQGHRLDGKIGDIQLQTGDTLLLEASDDFVSQYRSRRDFLLVSALNESTPPDFAKAPYAIGTLLLMVVASAAGVLSILEAAIVAAGVMLASRCVSVSKARRNVDLSVLIVIASSFALGAAMVKTGNARMIADGLLFYEGIGPWQALILMYLITVIFTELITNNAAAVLMFPVAMALAEQLDVSYMPFVIAVMFAASASFITPLGYQTNLMVYGPGGYRFTDYARLGVPLSLTVAVVSLFLIPQIWSF; this comes from the coding sequence ATGGATTTTTCAGCCGGATTAACACTTTTTATTCTCGTTTCGGTACTTTTGCTACTGGTATTCAGTCATCTCGCTGCAGATATGGTCTTATTGGCTGCGATGGGTGTTTTAATCATTGCAAAAGTACTGACCCCTTCCGAAGCGCTGGTTGGATTTTCTAACCCTGGCGTTATTACTATTGCTGCCTTTTATGTTATTGCTGCCGGTCTTAAAGAGACGGGTGCCGTTCGTTGGATTGGCCAGTTATTGCTTGGTTTGCCGGATTCTGAAAGGAAATCATTATTGAGAGTGATTTTGCCGTCATCGCTATTAAGTGCTTTTATGAATAATACGGCGGTTGTGGCGATGTTTATTCCGGCCGTCCAGGAGTGGGCGAGACGGATTAAAATTCCGGTGTCTAAATTATTACTGCCTTTGAGCTATGCGGCAATTTTAGGTGGAACCTGCACGTTGATCGGTACTAGTACTAACCTGGTGGTTGATGGGTTGTTGCAGGCGGAGACGGGAATCGCTTTGGGCATGTTTGATCTGGCATGGGTCGGTGTTCCTGTTCTGTTAATTGGCGGGGGCTTGATTGTTTTGCTGGCGCCGGTTTTGCTGCCCAACAGAAAAGGTGTTGTCGAACAGCTTGAGTCGGCGCGGGAATATGTTGTTGAATTGGTTGTCAGCCCCTCAGGGCCTATTGTGGGTAAAACCGTTGCTCAGGCGGGCCTACGGCACCTGACTTATGGTTATCTGGTTGATATTAAAAGGGGAGAACAGCTAATAACGGCGGTTTCACCCGATATCGTCTTAGAAGCCGATGATGTGCTGGTCTTTATCGGTGCTGCGGAAAGTGCGCATGAACTCAGGGGTGTGTGGGGGCTGGTGCCGCCAGATGATGATCTTGAAAAGTTAGATATCGCGTTACAGAAGCGCTGTCTGGTTGAGGCGGTTATTGGTCCTGAATTTTTTGGGCTGGATCAGACTATCAGAGAGTCTCGCTTCAGAAGTCGGTTTCGGGCGGCTATCTTATCTGTTTGTCGCCAGGGTCACCGGCTAGATGGCAAAATCGGTGATATACAATTGCAGACCGGCGACACTCTGCTACTGGAAGCTAGCGATGATTTTGTGAGTCAATATCGCTCCCGAAGGGACTTTTTACTGGTCAGTGCATTGAATGAATCTACGCCGCCAGACTTCGCCAAGGCGCCTTATGCGATCGGTACATTACTTCTGATGGTTGTTGCCAGTGCTGCCGGTGTTTTGTCGATTCTTGAAGCTGCGATTGTTGCGGCGGGTGTCATGTTGGCCAGCCGCTGTGTATCAGTTTCTAAAGCCCGCCGTAATGTTGATTTGTCAGTGTTGATTGTTATCGCTTCGTCCTTTGCGCTGGGTGCCGCCATGGTAAAAACCGGAAATGCTCGGATGATTGCAGACGGGTTGCTGTTTTACGAGGGTATAGGCCCCTGGCAGGCGTTGATACTGATGTATCTGATAACGGTTATTTTCACCGAGCTGATCACCAATAATGCGGCGGCAGTGTTAATGTTTCCGGTTGCTATGGCATTAGCTGAACAGTTGGACGTGAGTTATATGCCTTTTGTTATTGCGGTTATGTTCGCCGCTTCCGCCAGCTTTATAACGCCACTGGGTTACCAGACTAACTTGATGGTATATGGCCCAGGTGGCTACCGCTTTACAGATTATGCCCGTTTAGGGGTTCCGCTGAGTCTGACTGTGGCTGTAGTGTCGTTGTTTTTGATTCCACAGATCTGGTCGTTTTGA
- the cysQ gene encoding 3'(2'),5'-bisphosphate nucleotidase CysQ, with protein sequence MFNNEDIIALAKTAGAAIMEIYQRDFAVSEKSDESPLTEADLASHHCIVDGLSQLTPEIPVLSEESGSDEHTDRMSWQTYWLIDPLDGTKEFIKKNGEFTVNIALIDQGKAVFGVVYAPVLEVTYWGDSEGAFKEEAGQVKPIQVSDIPGEGDVWRVVGSRSHQSDEFKAFVKGLPETEVVSMGSSLKLCLVAEGAADLYPRLGLTSEWDTAAAHAVVNAAGGQVLQHPELTPLLYNTRPETLLNPFFIVCADKADAWA encoded by the coding sequence ATGTTTAATAATGAAGATATTATCGCGCTGGCAAAAACAGCTGGAGCGGCGATCATGGAAATCTATCAGCGGGATTTTGCTGTTTCTGAAAAGAGCGATGAAAGTCCGTTAACTGAAGCTGACCTGGCATCTCATCACTGTATTGTTGATGGACTGAGTCAGTTGACCCCAGAGATTCCTGTTTTATCTGAAGAGTCAGGTTCAGATGAGCATACTGACCGGATGTCATGGCAGACATACTGGTTGATAGATCCTCTTGATGGCACTAAAGAATTTATTAAGAAGAACGGTGAGTTTACTGTAAACATTGCCTTAATTGACCAAGGCAAAGCTGTATTCGGTGTAGTCTACGCGCCGGTGCTTGAAGTGACTTACTGGGGTGATTCTGAGGGTGCGTTTAAGGAAGAGGCAGGACAGGTTAAACCTATTCAGGTGTCTGATATTCCAGGTGAAGGCGACGTTTGGCGGGTAGTCGGCAGTCGTTCGCATCAGTCTGATGAGTTTAAAGCTTTTGTAAAAGGCCTGCCGGAAACAGAAGTCGTATCGATGGGTAGCTCTCTGAAATTATGCCTCGTTGCTGAAGGCGCGGCTGATCTGTATCCACGGCTTGGACTCACCAGTGAGTGGGATACTGCTGCTGCACATGCGGTTGTAAACGCTGCTGGTGGACAGGTCTTACAACATCCAGAGCTTACCCCTCTGTTGTATAATACCCGACCTGAAACATTGCTAAATCCGTTCTTTATTGTGTGTGCTGACAAAGCGGATGCTTGGGCTTAG
- the galE gene encoding UDP-glucose 4-epimerase GalE translates to MAILVTGGAGYIGSHTVVMLLEAGYEVVALDNLCNSHPEVFNRIETITGKRPAFVEGDIRDRTCLDKLFADYTIESVIHFAGLKAVGESSRIPLEYYQNNVHGSVVLCEAMAAAGVKKLVFSSSATVYGEDAPVPYVETMPRGKTSNPYGSSKAMVEQMLTDLCISDEGWSVGLLRYFNPIGAHPSGLIGEDPQGIPNNLMPFISQVAVGKRDQLSIFGSDYDTEDGTCVRDYLHVMDLAEGHLKALSCLVQPGTHIYNLGTGNGLSVLEMVKSFTSVTGVAVPYQFAPRRDGDLPAFWADANKVGKELDWQTQYSLEDMMRDTWNWQSKNPEGFR, encoded by the coding sequence ATGGCAATTTTGGTGACAGGTGGTGCTGGGTACATTGGTTCTCATACCGTTGTAATGCTACTTGAGGCGGGTTATGAGGTTGTTGCACTTGATAACCTATGCAACAGCCATCCTGAAGTTTTTAATCGTATAGAGACTATTACGGGTAAGCGACCTGCTTTTGTTGAAGGCGATATTCGTGACCGCACGTGTCTGGATAAACTGTTTGCAGATTACACTATCGAATCGGTAATCCATTTTGCGGGTTTGAAAGCTGTGGGTGAAAGTTCCAGAATCCCACTTGAGTATTATCAAAATAATGTACATGGGTCGGTTGTGCTCTGTGAAGCAATGGCCGCTGCTGGTGTAAAGAAGCTGGTATTTAGTTCTTCAGCGACGGTCTATGGTGAAGATGCACCGGTTCCTTATGTTGAGACTATGCCACGAGGGAAGACTTCCAACCCTTATGGTAGCTCGAAGGCGATGGTTGAGCAGATGTTGACGGATCTTTGTATCTCTGACGAGGGCTGGTCAGTCGGGCTGCTGCGATACTTTAATCCGATTGGTGCTCATCCGTCTGGGCTGATAGGTGAAGATCCTCAGGGCATACCTAATAACCTGATGCCATTTATTAGTCAGGTTGCTGTTGGCAAGCGAGATCAACTCTCTATCTTTGGCAGTGATTACGATACGGAAGATGGAACTTGTGTCAGGGATTATCTGCATGTGATGGACCTTGCAGAAGGCCATTTGAAGGCCTTAAGTTGTTTAGTTCAGCCAGGAACGCATATATACAATCTGGGCACAGGTAATGGATTGTCTGTATTAGAAATGGTGAAGAGCTTTACATCTGTAACCGGTGTTGCAGTTCCTTATCAATTTGCACCTCGTCGCGACGGGGATCTGCCTGCCTTTTGGGCTGATGCCAATAAGGTGGGAAAAGAGCTGGATTGGCAAACCCAATATTCATTAGAAGATATGATGCGAGATACCTGGAATTGGCAATCTAAGAATCCTGAAGGGTTTCGGTAA
- a CDS encoding REP-associated tyrosine transposase: protein MKGNSSALRKGRFSEAGRIYLVTFVTCQRNAIFDDFYLGRLLVDVIRKESQFTDTLAFVVMPDHVHWLVQLKFKSLSDTVKTVKSVSSRKIQKETGAQERVWQKGFHDHAIRRDENLAGVARYIVMNPVRAELVKSVREYSLWDAVWV, encoded by the coding sequence ATGAAAGGGAATTCATCTGCTCTGCGAAAAGGTCGGTTTTCTGAAGCCGGCCGTATCTATCTGGTTACTTTTGTAACCTGTCAAAGAAACGCTATTTTTGATGATTTTTATTTAGGGCGACTGCTAGTTGATGTTATCCGAAAAGAATCACAATTTACCGATACATTGGCTTTCGTCGTAATGCCTGATCATGTGCATTGGTTGGTACAGTTAAAATTTAAATCATTAAGTGACACTGTGAAAACAGTAAAATCGGTTTCTTCTAGAAAAATACAGAAAGAAACGGGAGCGCAAGAGCGTGTCTGGCAAAAGGGTTTTCATGACCATGCGATTAGACGGGATGAGAATTTGGCTGGGGTGGCGCGATATATTGTTATGAATCCGGTTCGGGCAGAGTTAGTGAAAAGTGTCAGAGAGTATTCATTGTGGGATGCTGTTTGGGTATAG
- a CDS encoding phosphomannomutase/phosphoglucomutase codes for MSKLACFKAYDIRGQLGTQLDEDLTYRIGRAYAEFLKPSTVVIGGDMRLSTESLKQALANGLQDAGVNVLDIGLCGTEEIYFATAHLKTDGGIVVTASHNPEDYNGMKLVREGSRPISGDTGLNDIEQLARENNFASPEPDQRGQYEKVDTMAAYVEHLEGYIDQTSLKPMKLVVNAGNGVAGHVIDALETQFKAASVPVEFIKIHHQPDGTFPNGIPNPILEENRADTIAAVLEHNADMGIAWDGDFDRCFLFDEKGRFIEGYYIVGLLAEAFLAKNAGAAIIHDPRLTWNTLDIVETSGGKAIQCKTGHAFIKERMREEDAVYGGEMSAHHYFRDFFYCDSGMVPWLLVAELISKKGQALSELVDDRISKYPSPGEINSKLEDPKASIDKVLATYQADAMSIDYTDGISLDMGEWRFNLRSSNTEPVVRLNVETRGDETLMKAKTEELLALLRG; via the coding sequence ATGAGCAAACTAGCCTGTTTTAAAGCCTATGATATCCGCGGCCAGCTTGGCACTCAGCTGGATGAAGATCTGACCTACCGCATTGGCCGGGCGTACGCTGAGTTTCTAAAACCAAGCACCGTTGTAATCGGCGGCGATATGCGCCTGTCTACAGAATCACTAAAGCAGGCACTTGCAAACGGTCTGCAGGACGCCGGCGTTAATGTTCTGGATATCGGCCTTTGTGGCACTGAAGAGATCTATTTCGCCACCGCTCATCTGAAAACAGATGGAGGCATTGTCGTTACTGCCAGTCACAATCCTGAAGACTACAACGGCATGAAACTGGTGCGGGAGGGCTCTCGACCTATTAGCGGCGACACTGGCCTCAACGATATTGAGCAGCTGGCACGGGAAAATAACTTCGCATCCCCCGAGCCAGACCAGCGTGGACAGTATGAAAAAGTCGACACGATGGCCGCCTATGTAGAGCACCTGGAAGGCTATATAGATCAAACCAGCCTCAAGCCAATGAAGCTGGTTGTGAATGCAGGTAACGGTGTCGCTGGCCACGTTATTGATGCACTGGAAACACAGTTTAAAGCCGCATCGGTACCTGTTGAATTTATCAAAATTCACCACCAGCCAGACGGCACTTTCCCTAACGGAATTCCCAATCCCATTCTGGAAGAAAACAGAGCCGACACTATTGCGGCCGTTTTAGAACATAACGCAGACATGGGCATCGCCTGGGATGGCGACTTCGACCGTTGCTTCCTGTTTGATGAAAAAGGCCGATTTATTGAAGGCTACTATATCGTTGGATTGCTGGCAGAAGCCTTTCTGGCAAAAAATGCCGGCGCCGCCATTATCCACGACCCGCGTTTGACCTGGAACACACTGGATATCGTTGAAACCAGCGGTGGCAAAGCGATTCAATGTAAAACAGGTCACGCCTTTATCAAAGAGAGAATGCGCGAAGAAGATGCAGTTTATGGGGGTGAAATGAGCGCTCATCACTACTTCCGGGATTTCTTCTATTGCGATAGCGGAATGGTACCCTGGTTATTAGTTGCAGAACTGATAAGCAAGAAAGGACAGGCTTTATCTGAACTCGTCGACGACCGCATCTCTAAATACCCGTCCCCGGGTGAGATCAATAGCAAACTTGAAGACCCTAAAGCCTCTATCGATAAAGTACTGGCAACATACCAGGCCGATGCTATGAGCATTGACTATACCGACGGCATCAGCCTCGATATGGGTGAATGGCGCTTTAACCTGCGCTCATCAAACACCGAGCCTGTTGTTCGCCTGAACGTTGAAACCCGTGGCGATGAAACCCTAATGAAAGCTAAAACCGAAGAACTGCTTGCGCTGCTGCGGGGGTAA
- a CDS encoding nucleotide sugar dehydrogenase, with protein MKVKVYGADLTAWVAAACLARAGNGVLIEGSDNLLEENLHDISALRDEPGLLDQIELQLQEGRLKRTWPKGTEANIHWLALEHDEFETAKEITLRLAKSIPDNLLIINQGNFGVGATDKLQALLNEDLNQVVVYVPNNLQEGKALQGFSQPKRITIGSENSWAITTTRALIRPFLQNIEHLLLMSSREAEFTKLAITGMLAIRIGYINELANLADQMNVDIDTIREGMGADPRIGNHYLAPGCGFGGLSFNQNIARFSETFEKRGKDSLLKTVISENEIQKELLFKKLWQHYQCDLSGKTVAVWGASFKPGTASINNAPSLKLIDALLAQGVHVKVHDPEALANLQEHYQNEPGISFCPNAYDAIKATDALLLVTEWPEYWSPDYHQLLEDMQTPLIIDGRNIFDREAVEMYGFTYMGVGR; from the coding sequence ATGAAAGTTAAAGTTTATGGTGCTGACCTGACAGCCTGGGTCGCCGCTGCTTGTCTGGCAAGAGCGGGCAACGGCGTTTTGATAGAAGGTTCTGACAATCTTCTGGAAGAAAACCTGCACGATATTTCAGCGCTGCGTGATGAGCCAGGACTCTTAGATCAGATAGAACTTCAACTTCAGGAAGGCAGGTTAAAACGCACCTGGCCCAAGGGTACCGAAGCCAACATACACTGGCTGGCCCTAGAACATGACGAGTTTGAGACAGCGAAAGAGATCACTCTTCGCCTGGCTAAAAGCATTCCTGACAATCTCTTAATCATCAACCAGGGAAACTTTGGTGTCGGCGCTACCGACAAGTTGCAGGCACTCTTAAATGAAGACCTGAACCAGGTTGTTGTATACGTGCCCAACAACCTTCAAGAAGGTAAAGCACTACAAGGGTTTAGCCAACCAAAGCGTATTACGATTGGTAGCGAAAACAGCTGGGCGATCACAACGACACGCGCACTGATCCGCCCTTTTTTGCAAAACATAGAACACCTGCTATTAATGTCTAGCCGGGAAGCCGAGTTTACCAAGCTGGCCATCACCGGCATGCTGGCGATTCGAATTGGCTATATTAATGAGTTAGCCAATTTAGCTGACCAGATGAATGTCGACATTGATACGATCCGTGAAGGCATGGGTGCAGACCCGCGCATCGGCAACCACTATTTAGCACCGGGTTGCGGTTTTGGCGGCCTTAGCTTCAATCAAAATATCGCCCGTTTCTCTGAAACCTTTGAAAAACGCGGTAAAGATTCACTGCTTAAAACAGTGATATCTGAAAACGAAATACAAAAAGAGCTGCTGTTCAAAAAACTATGGCAGCACTACCAATGCGACCTCTCAGGCAAAACGGTCGCGGTATGGGGAGCCTCATTCAAGCCGGGAACCGCCAGCATCAATAACGCTCCCAGCCTGAAACTCATCGATGCGTTACTGGCACAAGGCGTCCACGTCAAAGTGCATGACCCGGAAGCCCTGGCCAACTTACAAGAACATTATCAAAACGAGCCCGGTATCAGCTTTTGTCCCAACGCCTATGATGCAATAAAAGCGACCGACGCTTTGTTACTTGTAACCGAATGGCCTGAATACTGGTCGCCTGATTATCATCAATTACTCGAAGACATGCAGACACCACTCATTATCGATGGTCGTAACATCTTCGACAGAGAAGCAGTAGAAATGTACGGATTTACCTATATGGGGGTTGGCCGCTAA
- the pgi gene encoding glucose-6-phosphate isomerase, protein MTVNHSPAWLALNAHADNVRNKHLTQMFTEDAQRFEKFSFSAAHCLTDFSKQRITEETLQRLIELAEQQQLPQRIEALFNGEKVNPSENRPALHTALRQPKEQVLHVDGLDISEEIHASLERMEMLVDQIHNGQWRGFDGSPIKNVINIGVGGSDLGPLMTCRALSQFAPAHIREINVHFVSSMDGSQLARLLTHIDPASTLFIVSSKSFSTIDTLANANTAREWLVNASQLPVELISQHHFIGITASPDKAAQWGIPKKNQLHFWDWTGGRYSLWSVIGMAIALQAGNENFRLLLSGAHQMDTHFRSAPLTENLPVLLAMIGIWNINFLDIHAHAVLPYDGRLEHVPAYLEQLEMESNGKSVTLQGEQLNYATCPILWGEVGPNAQHAFYQLLHQGTESVMCDFIAPAIRYQDQGEDLKAQHQLALANCLAQSRLLALGDSVLDDANNAPAHKRYRGNQPSTTIMLDKLSPESFGALIAMYEHKVYVQSVIWEINPFDQWGVELGKTVATSLLDQFTGQSTMSTDSSTEGLVRFVQQQRQESTHES, encoded by the coding sequence ATGACGGTTAATCACTCTCCTGCATGGCTCGCACTCAACGCACATGCCGACAATGTGCGTAATAAACATCTGACTCAGATGTTTACGGAAGATGCACAGCGCTTTGAAAAGTTTAGTTTCAGTGCCGCTCACTGCCTGACCGATTTTTCTAAGCAACGCATTACCGAAGAGACACTCCAACGGCTAATCGAATTGGCAGAGCAACAACAACTGCCTCAACGAATCGAAGCACTCTTCAACGGAGAGAAGGTTAATCCATCAGAAAACCGCCCTGCTCTGCATACCGCACTCCGTCAGCCTAAAGAACAGGTGCTTCATGTCGATGGCCTCGATATCTCAGAAGAGATCCACGCCTCACTTGAAAGAATGGAAATGTTGGTAGACCAGATTCACAATGGCCAGTGGCGTGGTTTCGACGGCAGCCCTATCAAAAACGTAATCAATATCGGTGTCGGCGGCTCCGACTTAGGCCCGCTAATGACTTGCCGGGCTTTAAGTCAGTTTGCCCCAGCGCATATAAGAGAGATAAACGTCCATTTCGTGTCTTCTATGGATGGTAGCCAGCTCGCCCGACTATTAACCCATATCGACCCTGCCTCGACGCTCTTCATTGTGTCATCCAAGTCATTCTCTACCATCGATACACTGGCAAACGCCAATACCGCCCGAGAGTGGTTGGTTAACGCCAGTCAACTACCGGTAGAGCTAATCAGCCAACATCACTTTATTGGGATAACCGCAAGCCCCGACAAAGCAGCACAGTGGGGAATCCCAAAAAAGAATCAACTACACTTCTGGGACTGGACCGGCGGACGTTACTCTCTATGGTCGGTCATAGGTATGGCAATCGCACTGCAAGCGGGCAATGAAAATTTTCGTTTACTGCTGTCTGGCGCACATCAAATGGATACCCACTTCCGCTCTGCGCCCCTAACTGAAAACCTGCCCGTATTATTAGCGATGATCGGTATCTGGAATATCAATTTCCTCGATATACACGCACATGCCGTTCTTCCATATGATGGGCGCCTGGAACACGTGCCAGCCTATCTCGAGCAATTAGAGATGGAGAGTAACGGCAAGAGCGTTACGCTGCAGGGTGAACAACTCAACTACGCCACCTGCCCCATTCTCTGGGGCGAAGTAGGTCCAAACGCTCAACATGCCTTTTATCAGTTACTGCATCAGGGCACAGAATCCGTTATGTGTGATTTTATCGCCCCGGCTATACGCTATCAGGATCAGGGGGAAGACCTTAAGGCCCAGCACCAGTTAGCGCTGGCCAACTGCCTGGCTCAATCCCGTTTATTAGCACTTGGCGATAGCGTTCTGGATGATGCCAACAATGCTCCGGCACATAAACGCTACCGGGGAAATCAACCCAGCACGACGATTATGCTGGATAAACTCAGCCCTGAAAGCTTTGGCGCACTGATTGCGATGTACGAACACAAGGTATACGTCCAGTCCGTTATTTGGGAGATTAACCCCTTTGACCAATGGGGTGTAGAGCTGGGTAAAACCGTTGCCACTTCACTGTTAGACCAGTTCACAGGCCAGTCCACCATGTCGACAGACAGCTCTACCGAAGGACTTGTTCGATTTGTCCAGCAACAACGTCAGGAGAGCACGCATGAAAGTTAA
- the galU gene encoding UTP--glucose-1-phosphate uridylyltransferase GalU: protein MTTVRKAVIPVAGLGTRVLPASKAIPKEMMPVVDKPVIQHVVEEAVQAGIKEIILVTRSGKSSIEDHFDSHYELEEQLERKNKTDLLNAVRNIIPSDVTILSVRQSEAKGLGHAVHCAAQVIKDEPFVVILPDVLVNNYQQNETDLQKMVAAFDQHSAAQIMVEAVPEDKVHLYGITDCNGIKPAAGESAAICGMVEKPSADEAPSDLSVVGRYVLPGRVMELLADTKPGAGGEIQLTDALDELLKEQTLEAYRMTGKTYDCGNKLGFLQANVAYGLQHPETAADFKQFLAQQD, encoded by the coding sequence ATGACAACCGTACGTAAAGCAGTAATCCCCGTTGCAGGTCTGGGAACCCGGGTACTTCCGGCCAGTAAAGCGATTCCAAAAGAGATGATGCCGGTTGTGGATAAACCCGTTATCCAACACGTTGTCGAAGAAGCGGTTCAGGCAGGTATTAAAGAGATAATACTGGTGACTCGTAGCGGTAAATCATCAATTGAAGACCACTTCGATAGCCACTATGAACTCGAAGAACAGCTTGAGCGGAAAAACAAAACAGACCTTCTCAATGCTGTACGTAATATTATTCCCAGTGATGTCACTATTCTCTCAGTTCGTCAATCTGAAGCTAAAGGCCTGGGTCACGCAGTACACTGCGCCGCACAAGTGATAAAGGACGAGCCCTTTGTCGTCATCCTGCCTGATGTTCTGGTCAACAACTACCAGCAAAACGAAACTGATCTGCAAAAAATGGTTGCCGCGTTTGATCAACATAGCGCCGCCCAGATTATGGTTGAGGCTGTGCCTGAGGACAAAGTTCATCTCTACGGCATTACTGACTGCAACGGTATTAAACCGGCTGCAGGAGAATCCGCAGCAATCTGCGGAATGGTTGAAAAGCCCAGCGCAGATGAAGCTCCTTCAGATCTGTCGGTTGTCGGCCGCTATGTCCTTCCAGGCAGGGTAATGGAACTGCTTGCTGATACTAAGCCCGGTGCTGGCGGTGAAATTCAGCTGACTGACGCCTTAGACGAGCTGCTTAAAGAACAGACCCTAGAAGCTTACCGTATGACGGGTAAAACATATGACTGCGGCAACAAACTAGGTTTTCTTCAGGCAAATGTTGCTTATGGATTGCAACACCCGGAAACCGCTGCAGATTTTAAGCAGTTCCTGGCGCAACAGGACTGA
- a CDS encoding tyrosine-protein phosphatase, which produces MIDLHNHILPGIDDGPATLEESLALAEIAVNDGISHIVVTPHIHPGRYDNQISTIQPALSSLQQTLVEKGMPLTLSMGAETRISTEMLTLIPAGLIPYLGSWKGEQVLLLELPHSHILPGTDQLIQWLKRHKITPMIAHPERNKEIMLSPEKLAPFIDAGCLLQLTAMSITGEFGAMAKHCATYILQQEWATVLATDAHNATHRPPILSNGLKAAAEIIGNRAAIELVTSNPATILGRLRD; this is translated from the coding sequence ATGATTGATCTGCATAATCATATTCTCCCGGGCATTGACGATGGTCCAGCAACGCTGGAGGAGTCGCTTGCTCTGGCAGAAATAGCGGTAAATGACGGTATCTCTCATATCGTTGTCACACCCCACATACACCCGGGCCGATACGACAACCAGATCAGTACCATTCAACCGGCCCTAAGCAGCCTTCAGCAAACCCTTGTAGAAAAAGGCATGCCTTTAACGCTAAGCATGGGTGCTGAGACCCGCATCTCTACAGAGATGCTAACTCTGATTCCTGCTGGGTTAATTCCCTATCTGGGTTCATGGAAGGGAGAACAGGTTTTACTGCTGGAACTACCCCATAGCCATATTCTGCCGGGAACAGATCAGCTGATTCAATGGTTGAAAAGACATAAAATTACGCCAATGATCGCCCACCCAGAGCGCAATAAAGAGATAATGCTTTCACCAGAGAAGCTAGCCCCCTTCATTGATGCAGGATGTCTTTTACAGTTAACAGCTATGTCGATAACAGGCGAGTTTGGAGCAATGGCTAAGCACTGCGCAACCTATATTCTTCAGCAGGAATGGGCAACCGTTCTGGCCACAGATGCTCATAACGCCACCCATCGACCGCCGATTCTAAGTAACGGCCTCAAAGCGGCCGCTGAAATCATAGGCAACCGGGCCGCCATCGAGCTGGTTACAAGTAATCCTGCAACAATTTTAGGGCGCCTGCGTGATTAA